In Bdellovibrionota bacterium, the following proteins share a genomic window:
- a CDS encoding MerR family transcriptional regulator, translated as MKKQYPNKLFYKIGEVAEMMALEPYVLRYWEGEFNLKLTKSKNNQRLYQRKDIDQIERIKSLLYEEKFTIAGAKRRLRENRKSSGSGQLSLTLPVVDVEAKRNKEALLEIRKEIESILEILG; from the coding sequence GTGAAAAAGCAATATCCAAATAAGTTGTTCTATAAAATCGGCGAAGTGGCGGAGATGATGGCGCTCGAACCATACGTCCTTCGGTATTGGGAAGGCGAGTTCAATCTGAAGCTGACCAAGTCGAAGAACAACCAACGGCTTTATCAGCGAAAAGACATCGATCAGATCGAACGGATCAAGAGCTTGCTTTACGAAGAGAAGTTTACCATCGCCGGCGCGAAGCGAAGGCTTCGGGAAAACCGCAAGAGTTCCGGGAGCGGCCAGCTCTCTCTCACTCTTCCCGTCGTCGATGTCGAAGCGAAACGAAACAAAGAAGCGCTTCTCGAGATCCGCAAAGAAATCGAAAGCATTTTAGAGATTCTTGGATGA